In Trichoderma asperellum chromosome 1, complete sequence, a single window of DNA contains:
- the PDH1 gene encoding ATP-binding cassette transporter CGR1 gives MSAISRSIRSASKLRVQSSRGLCSASVGASRLASSGFAAAATATPATRSNFSTSSFKLSGAPVMPTSSREYDPEIKDIADYVANKTIDSELAFDTARWILLDTLGCGLEGLRFKECAKLLGPTVPGTVVPNGTKVPGTPFVLDPINGAFNIGAMIRWLDFNDCWLAAEWGHPSDNLGAILAVADWINRTNKAGGNLAGGKIFTIRDVLEGMIKAHEIQGCLALLNSYNKVGLDHVVLVKVASTAVVSKMLGLSEKQIADAVTQAWVDGQSLRTYRHSPNTMSRKSWAAGDACQRAVNLALKVMKGESGIPTVLSAPTWGFYDVLFKGKKFEFQRPYGSYVMENVLFKVSYPAEFHSQTAVEASEKIHHQLKAMGKTAADIKAITCRTHEACIRIIDKQFKPMDNFADRDHCIQYMCSVMLVFGRLEATDYVDGSEAATSELVESLRKKIKCVEDPQYTQDYHDPALRTISNALTVELNDGTVLDEVAVEAPLGHRLRREEAKPVILAKYKRHLGPHFPENTVNELVELSLDSKRLEAMTVDEYVDKYAVKESKFVV, from the exons ATGTCCGCCATCTCACGGAGCATCAGATCAGCGTCTAAGCTGCGAGTCCAGTCGTCCCGCGGTCTCTGCTCGGCCTCCGTCGGCGCCAGTCGTCTTGCTTCATCcggctttgctgctgctgccactgccactCCTGCCACGCGCAGTAACTTCTCAACCTCGTCGTTCAAACTGTCTGGAGCGCCCGTCATGCCTACCTCTTCGCGCGAGTACGATCCTGAGATCAAGGACATTGCCGACTATGTCGCCAACAAGACAATTGACTCCGAACTAGCT TTCGACACCGCTCGATGGATTCTCCTAGACACTCTGGGCTGCGGTCTTGAGGGCCTCCGCTTCAAGGAGTGCGCCAAGCTGCTCGGCCCTACCGTTCCTGGCACTGTCGTGCCCAACGGCACCAAGGTTCCCGGAACCCCCTTTGTGCTGGACCCCATCAACGGAGCCTTCAACATTGGTGCCATGATCCGATGGCTCGACTTCAACGACTGCTGGCTGGCCGCTGAATGGGGCCACCCCTCGGACAACCTGGGCGCCATCCTGGCCGTTGCTGACTGGATCAACCGCACCAACAAGGCCGGCGGTAACCTGGCTGGCGGCAAGATCTTCACCATCCGAGATGTGCTCGAGGGCATGATCAAGGCCCACGAGATCCAGGGCTGCCTGGCTCTGCTCAACTCGTACAACAAGGTCGGCCTCGACCACGTCGTGCTGGTCAAGGTTGCCTCCACCGCCGTCGTCTCCAAGATGCTCGGCCTCAGCGAGAAGCAGATCGCCGACGCCGTCACCCAGGCTTGGGTTGATGGCCAGAGCCTGCGAACCTACCGCCACAGCCCCAACACCATGTCCCGCAAGTCCTGGGCTGCCGGTGATGCCTGCCAGCGCGCCGTCAACCTGGCCCTCAAGGTCATGAAGGGCGAGAGTGGCATTCCCACCGTCCTGTCTGCCCCCACCTGGGGTTTCTACGATGTCCTGTTCAAGGGCAAGAAGTTTGAGTTCCAGCGCCCCTACGGCAGCTACGTGATGGAGAACGTCCTGTTCAAGGTCTCCTACCCTG CCGAGTTCCACTCCCAGACCGCCGTCGAGGCTTCTGAGAAGATCCACCACCAGCTCAAGGCCATGGGCAAGACTGCCGCtgacatcaaggccatcaccTGCCGAACCCACGAGGCCTGCATCCGCATCATTGACAAGCAGTTCAAGCCCATGGACAACTTCGCCGACCGTGACCACTGCATCCAGTACATGTGCTCCGTCATGCTCGTCTTCGGCCGCCTTGAGGCCACCGACTACGTTGATGGCTCTGAGGCCGCCACCTCCGAGCTGGTTGAGTCTCTGCGCAAGAAGATCAAGTGTGTCGAGGATCCTCAGTACACTCAGGATTACCACGACCCTGCTCTCCGAACCATCTCCAACGCCCTGACCGTCGAGCTCAACGACGGCACCGTCCTCGACGAGGTCGCCGTCGAGGCTCCTCTGGGCCACCGTCTCCGTCGTGAGGAGGCCAAGCCCGTCATCCTGGCCAAGTACAAGCGCCACCTCGGCCCTCACTTCCCCGAGAACACTGTCAACGAGCTTGTCGAGCTGAGCTTGGACAGCAAGAGGCTCGAGGCCATGACTGTGGATGAGTACGTTGACAAGTATGCTGTCAAGGAGAGCAAGTTTGTTGTTTAA
- the PDH1 gene encoding ATP-binding cassette transporter CGR1, variant 2: MIRWLDFNDCWLAAEWGHPSDNLGAILAVADWINRTNKAGGNLAGGKIFTIRDVLEGMIKAHEIQGCLALLNSYNKVGLDHVVLVKVASTAVVSKMLGLSEKQIADAVTQAWVDGQSLRTYRHSPNTMSRKSWAAGDACQRAVNLALKVMKGESGIPTVLSAPTWGFYDVLFKGKKFEFQRPYGSYVMENVLFKVSYPAEFHSQTAVEASEKIHHQLKAMGKTAADIKAITCRTHEACIRIIDKQFKPMDNFADRDHCIQYMCSVMLVFGRLEATDYVDGSEAATSELVESLRKKIKCVEDPQYTQDYHDPALRTISNALTVELNDGTVLDEVAVEAPLGHRLRREEAKPVILAKYKRHLGPHFPENTVNELVELSLDSKRLEAMTVDEYVDKYAVKESKFVV; encoded by the exons ATGATCCGATGGCTCGACTTCAACGACTGCTGGCTGGCCGCTGAATGGGGCCACCCCTCGGACAACCTGGGCGCCATCCTGGCCGTTGCTGACTGGATCAACCGCACCAACAAGGCCGGCGGTAACCTGGCTGGCGGCAAGATCTTCACCATCCGAGATGTGCTCGAGGGCATGATCAAGGCCCACGAGATCCAGGGCTGCCTGGCTCTGCTCAACTCGTACAACAAGGTCGGCCTCGACCACGTCGTGCTGGTCAAGGTTGCCTCCACCGCCGTCGTCTCCAAGATGCTCGGCCTCAGCGAGAAGCAGATCGCCGACGCCGTCACCCAGGCTTGGGTTGATGGCCAGAGCCTGCGAACCTACCGCCACAGCCCCAACACCATGTCCCGCAAGTCCTGGGCTGCCGGTGATGCCTGCCAGCGCGCCGTCAACCTGGCCCTCAAGGTCATGAAGGGCGAGAGTGGCATTCCCACCGTCCTGTCTGCCCCCACCTGGGGTTTCTACGATGTCCTGTTCAAGGGCAAGAAGTTTGAGTTCCAGCGCCCCTACGGCAGCTACGTGATGGAGAACGTCCTGTTCAAGGTCTCCTACCCTG CCGAGTTCCACTCCCAGACCGCCGTCGAGGCTTCTGAGAAGATCCACCACCAGCTCAAGGCCATGGGCAAGACTGCCGCtgacatcaaggccatcaccTGCCGAACCCACGAGGCCTGCATCCGCATCATTGACAAGCAGTTCAAGCCCATGGACAACTTCGCCGACCGTGACCACTGCATCCAGTACATGTGCTCCGTCATGCTCGTCTTCGGCCGCCTTGAGGCCACCGACTACGTTGATGGCTCTGAGGCCGCCACCTCCGAGCTGGTTGAGTCTCTGCGCAAGAAGATCAAGTGTGTCGAGGATCCTCAGTACACTCAGGATTACCACGACCCTGCTCTCCGAACCATCTCCAACGCCCTGACCGTCGAGCTCAACGACGGCACCGTCCTCGACGAGGTCGCCGTCGAGGCTCCTCTGGGCCACCGTCTCCGTCGTGAGGAGGCCAAGCCCGTCATCCTGGCCAAGTACAAGCGCCACCTCGGCCCTCACTTCCCCGAGAACACTGTCAACGAGCTTGTCGAGCTGAGCTTGGACAGCAAGAGGCTCGAGGCCATGACTGTGGATGAGTACGTTGACAAGTATGCTGTCAAGGAGAGCAAGTTTGTTGTTTAA
- a CDS encoding uncharacterized protein (BUSCO:EOG092D3XGU) has protein sequence MSEEKAKMSNSKKRAAEDPAPAKKTKKRKSKHAVEDENLDAELGLNMLFAKMDSQLLADYHVQKLARFGTDLSPVELSDLALSAAAIKDTTSWQQTRSLDNLPSFLEEFSEHPESLSRAQKKNGMPHTIVVAGAGLRAADLTRALRKFSGKDSLVAKLFAKHMKVEEQVTLLKNKKIGVGVGTPARLMELIDNGSLSLDKLQRLVVDASHINQKKRGVMDMKDTMMPLARFLARKEFKDRYGDEKKPLDLMFY, from the exons ATGTCAGAGGAGAAAGCGAAAATGTCGAattcaaagaaaagagccgCAGAAGATCCGGCCCCAGCCAAAAagaccaagaagagaaaatccaAACATGCCGTTGAGGATGAAAACCTCGACGCTGAGCTTGGCCTCAACATGCTCTTCGCTAAGATGGATAGCCAGTTGCTGGCCGATTACCACGTGCAAAAGCTGGCGAGATTCGGCACTGATTTGAGCCCTGTCGAGTTATCAGACTTGGCTTTGTCAG CCGCTGCTATCAAGGACACCACCTCATGGCAGCAAACTAGATCATTGGACAATTTGCCAAGTTTCCTGGAAGAGTTTTCAGAGCACCCCGAGAGCTTGAGCAGggcgcagaagaagaatggcatGCCTCACACAATCGTTGTTGCTGGCGCGGGATTGAGAGCCGCGGATCTTACCAG AGCTCTACGAAAATTCTCAGGCAAGGATAGCTTGGTTGCGAAACTG TTTGCAAAGCACATGAAAGTCGAAGAACAAGTCACGCTGcttaaaaacaaaaagattgGGGTTGGTGTCGGCACACCGGCGCGTCTCATGGAGCTTATTGACAATG GTTCATTGTCGCTAGATAAGCTGCAGCGCTTGGTCGTCGATGCCTCGCACATTAACCAGAAGAAGCGAGGCGTCATGGACATGAAAGACACGATGATGCCGCTTGCACGGTTTCTTGCGAGGAAGGAGTTCAAGGACCGATACGGCGACGAGAAGAAGCCCCTTGACTTGATGTTCTACTAA
- a CDS encoding uncharacterized protein (TransMembrane:1 (n3-14c21/22o714-731i)~EggNog:ENOG41~SECRETED:SignalP(1-21)) has translation MRASSVAVVSAACLSVGIAAADDGAPQCAVDCASSIRNANGSLDLKVICADKLMTNSLFQCLISSCPQDTYAPAVAHVVLACSDLGLSIGPLHPVEVQHVNLEKPPYLITPSLPATYDTPSDASQQNTEHVTLSFDISLDLKCNSGPDGLVTVSLPPSSPSPPAPSPPAPSPPSVPPSPPTPDPEIGEGESENGSDNGSNGNGGGNGNGKPTVSSSPAEETLTTPDPADPSATTSCPPDSAPSNVQGPGDEQAPPQSTELGQHGGPAETSAPSPMPPNGHDPVSLPSETPCSTASDTTGGLDPEDTEDPSRIGSSPSPTQEASDPPDEGDKPEVSVTSNVEGMPSPAPVPAPPTPAPASSPFSTTNGAAISVDPIPGSQIPQTAEPTPDAQASPLPSSSSSPASTSLTVPEPLTTIHPMPLPLPMPSPPSYQSADNSGDIPLEYAPSGLSEQAPDGESSDSELSPPEPNAGPLPQETHGTKVDATSSYGHDSQEPSAPVPVPASQTDSLAAQTADGKPTGKTTEPSEVTLWPTATSNKTSCTTGSARGGGSPTTSCKSDGKQTTVHPPRSNLPFLAGIAKDALVAGDTQQNEPLGSIMVKIIRSDDSSAETMLTALWENVPPATTLSRGIVESMQSKEVDHASATQFVIGSSPTATSTADTGHHHVGSSNVLSHTGFATPNSKPIASSIQPNSTAMAPSPPRVALTSSDSKPTPYLYMMTLLAMLTSWALMS, from the exons ATGCGAGCTTCCTCAGTTGCCGTTGTCTCGGCCGCTTGCCTCTCTGTTGGCATCGCAGCGGCTGATGATGGAGCACCTC AGTGCGCCGTCGACTGTGCTTCAAGCATCAGAAACGCGAATGGATCTCTCGATCTCAAGGTCATCTGTGCAGACAAGCTCATGACCAAT TCTCTCTTTCAATGCCTCATCAGCTCATGCCCTCAAGATACCTACGCTCCGGCCGTAGCCCACGTTGTCCTGGCATGCTCCGATCTGGGCTTGAGCATTGGGCCATTGCATCCCGTCGAAGTCCAGCACGTTAACCTGGAGAAGCCTCCATATCTTATAACCCCGTCTCTACCTGCTACGTACGACACGCCCAGTGACGCTTCTCAGCAAAACACTGAGCATGTGACTCTCTCCTTTGACATTTCCCTCGATCTGAAATGCAATTCTGGGCCTGATGGTCTCGTCACCGTGTCTCTTCCCCCGTCTTCCCCATCTCCTCctgctccatctcctcctgcTCCATCTCCGCCTTCTGTTCCGCCATCGCCCCCTACCCCTGATCCTGAAATTGGTGAAGGCGAGAGCGAGAATGGCAGTgacaatggcagcaatggcaatggaggtggcaatggcaatggaaaACCCACCGTTTCGTCCTCTCCAGCTGAAGAGACTCTGACCACGCCGGATCCTGCTGACCCAAGTGCTACAACTTCATGCCCGCCTGACTCGGCACCATCAAACGTTCAAGGCCCTGGCGATGAGCAGGCTCCTCCACAATCGACAGAACTTGGGCAACATGGCGGTCCTGCAGAGACCTCGGCGCCTTCGCCAATGCCTCCAAATGGACATGACCCAGTATCTCTGCCGTCTGAAACCCCATGCTCCACCGCTTCTGATACTACTGGAGGCTTGGATCCTGAAGATACTGAAGATCCCAGCCGGATTGGCTCATCGCCCAGCCCTACCCAAGAGGCTTCTGATCCACCAGACGAGGGTGACAAGCCTGAAGTCTCGGTAACCTCCAACGTTGAAGGCATGCCTTCGCCTGCGCCTGTGCCTGCACCTCCAACGCCGGCTCCCGCATCAAGCCCTTTCTCGACCACAAACGGCGCAGCTATTTCAGTCGATCCAATCCCGGGATCTCAGATACCTCAGACTGCGGAACCTACGCCTGATGCTCAGGCATCGCCTCTGCCtagttcctcttcttcccctgcaTCCACCAGTTTGACGGTACCAGAGCCTCTAACCACTATTCATCCTATGCCTTTACCCCTACCTATGCCTTCACCTCCGTCATACCAAAGTGCCGATAATTCGGGTGATATTCCTCTGGAATATGCACCTTCGGGATTGAGCGAGCAGGCCCCTGATGGCGAAAGTTCCGATTCTGAACTTAGCCCGCCTGAGCCAAATGCAGGGCCACTTCCACAGGAAACTCACGGTACAAAAGTAGACGCGACATCATCATACGGGCACGATAGTCAGGAACCATCGGCACCAGTGCCAGTACCAGCTAGCCAAACAGACTCTCTAGCTGCGCAGACTGCAGATGGAAAACCTACTGGCAAGACGACTGAGCCTTCTGAGGTAACACTCTGGCCAACTGCCACAAGCAACAAGACTTCGTGCACAACGGGTTCAGCAAGAGGGGGCGGATCACCAACCACCTCATGCAAATCTGATGGAAAACAGACTACAGTACATCCACCAAGATCTAATCTGCCATTCCTTGCTGGAATTGCGAAGGATGCATTGGTAGCTGGTGACACTCAACAGAATGAGCCATTAGGTTCTATCATGGTCAAAATCATTCGATCTGATGATAGTAGCGCGGAAACGATGCTCACAGCGCTCTGGGAGAATGTCCCGCCAGCTACCACATTGTCAAGGGGAATCGTGGAGAGCATGCAGAGCAAGGAGGTCGACCATGCCTCCGCCACTCAATTTGTTATTGGTAGTAGCCCGACAGCGACATCTACAGCTGATACAGGGCATCACCACGTCGGATCAAGCAATGTTTTGTCACATACAGGGTTTGCCACCCCAAATTCCAAGCCAATCGCCTCTTCTATACAGCCCAATAGTACAGCAATGGCGCCATCGCCCCCTAGAGTCGCATTAACCAGCAGTGATTCCAAGCCAACACCGTACCTTTACATGATGACTTTGCTTGCCATGCTCACCAGCTGGGCTTTGATGAGCTAA
- a CDS encoding uncharacterized protein (EggNog:ENOG41~TransMembrane:12 (i56-72o92-111i123-142o148-171i183-203o215-237i298-323o335-355i364-383o389-410i422-442o454-475i)): protein MDANNLTSDKVEVEQLQDVVKNNLEASGAETGSDRALGSFVDVDEKRVLRKMDIRLIPMLAALYLLSFLDRGNIGNAKIEGLQEDLNMTPGQYNWCLTVFFFTYAAFEVPSNLLLKKLRPSRWLPLIMVCWGVVMTLMGLVQNFRGLLIARLFLGVTEAGLFPGVAYYLTMWYCRHEIQLRQALFFSAASIAGAFSGLLAFGISKMEGVGGLAGWRWIFILEGIATVLVAASAFFLLHDFPETAKFLTEEERAFVIHRLKYQGQVQLSADGTTHHGQVAQAEEFQWKYVRQAFTDWQIWVNIFVYWSIVCPLYGISLFLPTIIKSLHYTSSTAQLMTVPIYVVAAILAVISAYYSDKVGKRSPFIIGFLFMMIIGYSMCIGSSNPKVVYGGIFIAACAIYPSFPGVIAWLSNNLSGSYKRSAGMAIQIGVGNLGGAMASNFYRQVDSPRYKLGHGLELGFISMGIIASVILIVSYHTINKKREKKLANGEAAHISPEELSEMGDRAVTFRYMF from the exons ATGGATGCCAACAACCTTACCTCTGACAAAGTCGAGGTTGAACAGCTTCAAGATGTGGTAAAGAATAATCTTGAGGCCTCGGGAGCAGAAACAGGATCTGACCGTGCTCTCGGGTCATTTGTTGATGTTGACGAGAAGAGGGTTTTGCGCAAG ATGGATATTAGACTCATCCCCATGCTCGCAGCGCTCTATCTCCTTTCATTCCTTGATC GGGGAAACATTGGCAATGCCAAGATCGAGGGCCTTCAAGAAGATCTCAACATGACGCCGGGCCAGTACAATTGGTGTCTTAcagtcttctttttcacttACGCAGCCTTTGAGGTTCCCAGCAATCTGCTCCTCAAAAAGCTACGCCCTAGCCGGTGGTTGCCACTGATAATGGTTTGCTGGGGAGTTGTAATGACGCTCATGGGCCTCGTTCAAAACTTTCGAGGCCTGCTTATAGCTCGTTTATTCTTAGGAGTAACAGAGGCCGGTTTGTTTCCAGGTGTCGCT TATTATCTTACCATGTGGTACTGTCGCCATGAGATCCAGCTTCGCCaggctctcttcttctctgctgcttccattGCTGGCGCCTTCAGCGGCCTCCTCGCCTTTGGTATCAGCAAAATGGAAGGCGTTGGCGGTCTTGCCGGATGGCGCTGGATCTTTATTCTTGAAGGAATTGCAACTGTGCTTGTTGCCGCCTCGGCCTTTTTCTTACTACACGATTTCCCCGAGACAGCCAAGTTCCTCACCGAGGAAGAGCGTGCCTTTGTCATCCATCGGCTCAAGTACCAAGGCCAAGTCCAGCTATCGGCCGATGGTACGACGCATCATGGCCAAGTCGCACAGGCTGAAGAGTTTCAGTGGAAGTACGTTCGCCAGGCATTTACGGATTGGCAAATCTGGGTCAACATTTTTGTCTACTGGAGT ATCGTCTGTCCCCTCTACGgaatctctcttttcctccccaCTATCATTAAATCCCTCCATTATACCTCGAGCACTGCCCAGTTAATGACTGTGCCCATCTATGTCGTCGCCGCCATTCTCGCTGTCATCAGCGCCTACTACTCTGATAAGGTCGGCAAGCGCAGCCCATTCATCATTGGCTTTTTGTTTATGATGATAATCGGCTATTCTAT GTGCATTGGTTCATCCAATCCCAAAGTCGTTTACGGAGGCATCTTTATTGCTGCTTGTGCCATTTACCCTTCATTCCCCGGTGTTATTGCGTGGCTGTCCAACAACTTAAGCGGAAGCTACAAGCGCAGCGCCGGCATGGCAATCCAAATTGGAGTCGGAAACCTTGGAGGA GCTATGGCATCTAACTTCTACCGTCAGGTCGACAGCCCTCGATATAAATTGGGGCATGGCTTGGAGCTGGGTTTTATCTCCATGGGAATCATTGCCAGCGTCATCTTAATTGTTAGCTACCACACCATCAACAAGAAGCGCGAAAAGAAGCTTGCCAATGGAGAGGCGGCTCATATTTCACCAGAAGAGCTATCGGAGATGGGAGACAGGGCCGTCACATTCCGTTACATGTTTTAG